The Leptospira stimsonii genome includes the window TTAAAACAGAACCCGACGTTTTTTCAATCGATGACCTGTACAATTCTCCTTCCCATATCGCTCCTTGGGAAGGGGTAAGAAATTATCAGGCGCGCAATTTCTTGCGTGACAGTATTAAAAAAGGGGATCTCATTCTCTTTTACCATAGCCGGGCTAACCCCCTTTCCATCGTTGGAATTGCCGAAGTTGCAAAACAAGGATATCCGGATCATTTCGCATTTGATCCTTCTCACAAATACTTCGATCCGAAAAGTAAGACTGAGAACCCGACATGGTACATGGTAGATGTAAAATTTAAAAAAAGATTCCCTGAACCTGTCACGATGGAAGAAATGAAAAAGCACAAACAACTTAAGAACATGGTGCTTCTACAGAAAGGTTCTCGCCTTTCTATTCAGCCAGTTTCTCCCGCGGAGTTTCAGTTCATTCTGGGACTTGCGGGTGTGAAACTTTGAAGCTGAAAGTTCAAACCCTTCTTCTTCTGTTTTTCTGCGAAACTGCCCTGCTATTCGCCGATTCGGTATCGATCACCGATAAATATTCTTCTCCGCTCCAATCCGCGTTCTCCCTTTCGGAAAAAATGAATGGGGAATTTTTAGGGAAAACTCTTCAAGTATTAGAAGATTCTAATGGAACGATTCGTATCGAGGATTTTTCCAATCCGAACTTTCATCCGGAATGGAAGAATTTTGAAAAGGAAAGCCTTTCTAAAGGATATACTCAATCTACGTTTTGGATCCGTTCCAAGATTCATTTTGAAAAGATCGGTCACGGTTTTCAACCTTGGTTTTTAGAATTAGCCAATCCCGCTTCCGAAGAATTTATACTCTATAAAAAACTTTCACAGTTTCCGATTCGTTATCAAGAAATCAAGCGAGATCAGAGTATAGAATATTTTCATCCGGTCTATCGTCTGGTCACTCAATACGGAAACACGGAAGAATATTTGATCAAAGTCTCCACGAGAAGATCCTTGATTCTCAATTTTAAGGCTTGGACCGCGAACGAGTTTATCACAAACGTTCAAGTGCAGAATCTTCTTTTCGGATTATTTTTCGGCGCCTTGCTCGTGATGCTCGTCTACAACGGCTTTGTTCTTTCAACTGTGAAAGAAGCGGGTTATCTTTTTTACGTTCTTTATCTTTTGTTTTTCGGTCTCTGGCAACTTTCCGTGACCGGAGTGGGAAACCGATATCTCTACACGTCAGCTCTCAAAACGTGGAACGACCTTTTGGTTCCCTTCGCGTATCTTGCAATCGTATTTTCGATTCAATTCACGAGATCGTTTCTTCATACCGGTAGGACGATGAAGATTATCGATTATCTTCTCGTTGTATTCATGATTCCTGGGATTGTGGGGATTCTTCTTTCCTTCTTTCCTATATTCTATTTTTGGAATATGCGGGCATTGACTTTGTTTCCGATTTTCACTTCTATTGTGGTGATTTACGCCGGAATCGATCGTTATCGACAAGGTTATAGACCTGCCCGTTTTTTTCTTCTCGCCTGGTCGGTTCTCGTGGTTTTTATTTTGATTACTGTCCTCAGAAACCTTTCCTTGCTACCTAGTAATCTTTTCACTAACTGGGGTTCTCTGATCGGTTCCCTTTTGGAAATGACTCTTCTTTCGTTCGCTTTGGCCGACCGTTTCAAATCTTTGCAGGCCGAGAGTTTACAAACGAGCATCGACGCTTATGAGAATCAGATCAAACTCTCGGAGATAGAACAAGAACTGAAGATCGCGAGAGAACTTCAAGAATCGATTCTCCCGGATAAACTTCCGAAGGTGGAAGGAATCGAACTTTCGGTAAGAATGGAATGTGCAAGTTCTGTCGGAGGGGACTTTTACGATTTTCACGATTACGGTGACGGAAGGCTTGGAGTTTTTATCAGCGACGTTTCCGGTCACGGGATTCCCGCCGCGATCATCGCCTCTATGGTAAAACTCGCATTTTCGATCGAAGTCAGAAAGGCCGCGGAACCGGCTGAAGTTTTGAAAAATATCAACCGCGCTTTGATGGGTAAGTACGGTAAACATTTTATTACCGCGGCGTATTTAATCATCGATATACATAAGGGAATTGTAACTTACTCGAACGCGGGTCATCCTCCGATCGCGATCCTCAATCACGGGAAGGGAGAATTCAGAGAAATTTTTCTTCCCGGTTGGATCATGGGAATCGACGGGAATTTGAAAAACGGCCAACTCATCATTCCGATAAAAAAAGAAGATCGTATTGTCTTGTTCACCGATGGGGTTACGGAAGCGCGGAACCAATACGGACAGATGTTCGGTTATCAAAAATTTTATGATTTCTTAAAAACAAACGCGGGTTTGCAGGGAAAAATTTTGAATCAATTGGTTTTT containing:
- a CDS encoding EVE domain-containing protein; this translates as MNHWLFKTEPDVFSIDDLYNSPSHIAPWEGVRNYQARNFLRDSIKKGDLILFYHSRANPLSIVGIAEVAKQGYPDHFAFDPSHKYFDPKSKTENPTWYMVDVKFKKRFPEPVTMEEMKKHKQLKNMVLLQKGSRLSIQPVSPAEFQFILGLAGVKL
- a CDS encoding 7TM diverse intracellular signaling domain-containing protein, whose protein sequence is MKLKVQTLLLLFFCETALLFADSVSITDKYSSPLQSAFSLSEKMNGEFLGKTLQVLEDSNGTIRIEDFSNPNFHPEWKNFEKESLSKGYTQSTFWIRSKIHFEKIGHGFQPWFLELANPASEEFILYKKLSQFPIRYQEIKRDQSIEYFHPVYRLVTQYGNTEEYLIKVSTRRSLILNFKAWTANEFITNVQVQNLLFGLFFGALLVMLVYNGFVLSTVKEAGYLFYVLYLLFFGLWQLSVTGVGNRYLYTSALKTWNDLLVPFAYLAIVFSIQFTRSFLHTGRTMKIIDYLLVVFMIPGIVGILLSFFPIFYFWNMRALTLFPIFTSIVVIYAGIDRYRQGYRPARFFLLAWSVLVVFILITVLRNLSLLPSNLFTNWGSLIGSLLEMTLLSFALADRFKSLQAESLQTSIDAYENQIKLSEIEQELKIARELQESILPDKLPKVEGIELSVRMECASSVGGDFYDFHDYGDGRLGVFISDVSGHGIPAAIIASMVKLAFSIEVRKAAEPAEVLKNINRALMGKYGKHFITAAYLIIDIHKGIVTYSNAGHPPIAILNHGKGEFREIFLPGWIMGIDGNLKNGQLIIPIKKEDRIVLFTDGVTEARNQYGQMFGYQKFYDFLKTNAGLQGKILNQLVFDTVKSWSGRGDQFEDDITLMILDLNGKFEKEENVVAPIYQEISRAGS